From Gemmatimonas sp., a single genomic window includes:
- a CDS encoding M28 family peptidase, protein MSAVVIRTVQCAASIRTLLAAVTLAAGALPSFVNAQDVPKSQPVATAPAPRTTLPLKLAPRPTKSAITADDLMTRLYIFADDSLMGRDAGTEGSFKATELLAREAKRLGLQPAGDSGTFFQTLPLKSKKVDPMSSFIAGGASLELGKEWGFMSGSTMTFNDTPVVFGGVMGEQSLLPAEQVAGKLVVLTVPASRSALQQALEGNVDVPAGASGIVLVLPQQAAGYVGYVLSTGLFVDDPAFGGPRLIVGATVMSKLFTSPASELKAGTVGTSVNVKAILDVVPSPFPARNVVAILPGSDPKLKHQYVAVGAHSDHVGMSRRAVDHDSVLTFNRIVRPGGAENDDKMGNAEQFTQINAELAEMRKSSPTRRDSIFNGADDDGSGSVAVQEIAELLSTMKVKPKRSTLFVWHVGEEKGLWGSKFFTAHSTVARDSIVAQLNIDMVGRGSATDVTGISKEGQDLRGGPDYLQLVGSRRLSTELGDLVESVNKAKTHNLLFDYGMDANDHPMNIYCRSDHYEYAKWGVPVTFFTTGGHSAYHQLTDEPQYIDYPHIERVAKLIADVAQELGNRPGRPVVNQAKLDPRGVCKQ, encoded by the coding sequence ATGAGTGCTGTGGTAATCCGTACGGTGCAGTGCGCCGCGTCGATCCGAACGTTGCTCGCAGCGGTCACGCTCGCCGCTGGTGCGCTGCCGTCATTCGTGAACGCGCAGGACGTACCCAAGTCGCAGCCGGTCGCCACCGCGCCGGCCCCGCGCACCACGCTGCCGCTCAAGCTCGCGCCGCGTCCGACCAAGAGTGCGATTACCGCCGACGATCTGATGACGCGGCTGTACATCTTCGCCGATGATTCGCTCATGGGACGCGATGCCGGCACGGAGGGCAGCTTCAAGGCCACCGAGTTGTTGGCGCGCGAAGCGAAGCGTCTCGGGCTTCAACCGGCCGGCGATAGCGGCACGTTCTTTCAGACGCTGCCGCTCAAGAGCAAGAAGGTCGATCCGATGTCGTCGTTCATCGCCGGTGGCGCGTCGCTCGAACTCGGCAAGGAATGGGGCTTCATGAGCGGTAGTACGATGACGTTCAACGACACGCCGGTGGTGTTCGGTGGGGTCATGGGCGAGCAGTCGTTGCTGCCGGCCGAGCAGGTGGCGGGCAAGCTCGTGGTGCTCACGGTGCCGGCGTCGCGGTCGGCGCTGCAACAGGCACTCGAGGGGAATGTCGATGTGCCCGCCGGCGCGTCCGGCATCGTGCTCGTGCTGCCGCAGCAGGCCGCCGGCTACGTCGGCTACGTGTTGAGCACCGGACTGTTCGTGGACGATCCCGCGTTCGGCGGTCCACGCCTGATCGTCGGCGCCACTGTGATGTCGAAGCTGTTCACGTCGCCGGCGAGCGAACTCAAGGCCGGCACGGTCGGCACGAGCGTAAACGTGAAGGCGATCCTCGATGTGGTGCCGTCACCGTTCCCGGCGCGCAACGTCGTCGCGATTCTGCCGGGCAGTGACCCGAAGCTCAAGCATCAGTATGTCGCTGTCGGCGCACACAGCGATCACGTGGGCATGTCCCGTCGCGCGGTCGATCACGACTCGGTGCTGACCTTCAACCGCATCGTGCGCCCGGGTGGCGCCGAGAACGACGACAAGATGGGCAACGCCGAACAGTTCACGCAGATCAACGCCGAGCTGGCCGAGATGCGGAAGTCGAGTCCCACGCGCCGCGATTCGATCTTCAATGGCGCGGACGACGATGGCTCGGGGTCGGTGGCCGTGCAGGAGATCGCCGAACTGCTGTCCACCATGAAGGTCAAGCCGAAGCGCTCGACGCTGTTCGTGTGGCATGTCGGCGAAGAGAAGGGCTTGTGGGGCTCGAAGTTCTTCACCGCGCACAGCACCGTGGCACGCGACTCGATTGTCGCGCAGCTCAATATCGACATGGTGGGTCGTGGGTCGGCCACCGACGTCACTGGCATCTCGAAAGAAGGCCAGGATCTGCGCGGTGGCCCCGACTACCTGCAGCTGGTCGGGTCGCGCCGCCTGTCCACCGAGCTCGGCGATCTCGTGGAAAGCGTGAACAAGGCCAAGACGCACAATCTGCTGTTCGACTACGGCATGGACGCCAACGACCATCCGATGAACATCTACTGCCGCAGCGACCACTACGAGTACGCCAAGTGGGGCGTCCCCGTCACCTTCTTCACGACCGGTGGCCACTCAGCCTATCACCAGCTCACCGACGAACCGCAGTACATCGACTATCCGCATATCGAGCGGGTGGCCAAGCTGATCGCCGACGTGGCACAGGAGCTGGGCAATCGCCCGGGACGTCCGGTGGTAAACCAAGCCAAACTCGACCCGCGCGGCGTCTGCAAGCAGTAA
- a CDS encoding sialidase family protein, with protein MSLAMLTAACDTGTGAAKPPKTTTLGVVEEFAAPAPAGSRTSMIVTDDKGSAYLSWTEQRADSSFAIRLAKWNGATWDSTRTIAADRPFFVNWADFPAITKLGNGDLSAHWLEREGASTYAYGIRTVRSRDDGRTWSAPVTPHTDGLAAEHGFVSLWADGGRNLGLVWLDGRKSAMKDSTREMTVRTAVVREDGTISKEAVLDARTCDCCQTATAKGTLGRVIVYRDRSDKDIRDIAIVRELVGGWSPPVLVHADDWYYPGCPVNGPQVAASGKTVVVAWYTAAHDTARVLVATSTDGGATFGAPVRIDEGDPIGRVSIVLDSRAEPIVAWLEQRTTDEAEVLVRRVTGTTVSETRSLARTSGARQSGFPRLAVLRDTLLATWTTTKPAPQVHVARLPLSSSAR; from the coding sequence GTGAGCCTCGCGATGTTGACCGCCGCCTGCGACACGGGCACGGGCGCCGCGAAGCCGCCGAAGACCACCACCCTTGGCGTGGTCGAAGAGTTCGCGGCGCCGGCGCCGGCGGGCAGTCGAACGTCCATGATCGTCACCGACGACAAGGGCTCCGCCTACCTGTCGTGGACGGAGCAGCGCGCTGACTCATCGTTCGCGATCCGCCTGGCGAAGTGGAATGGCGCCACGTGGGATTCGACGCGCACGATCGCCGCCGACCGCCCATTCTTCGTGAACTGGGCCGACTTCCCGGCTATCACGAAGCTCGGAAACGGCGATCTCTCCGCGCACTGGCTCGAACGCGAGGGCGCTAGCACGTATGCGTATGGCATTCGCACGGTGCGATCGCGGGACGATGGACGCACCTGGAGCGCCCCCGTGACGCCACACACCGACGGACTGGCCGCCGAGCACGGCTTCGTGTCGCTCTGGGCCGACGGGGGCCGTAACCTTGGTCTCGTGTGGCTCGATGGACGCAAGAGCGCCATGAAGGACTCCACGCGCGAGATGACTGTTCGCACGGCGGTCGTGCGCGAAGACGGGACGATCTCGAAGGAAGCCGTGCTCGACGCCCGTACCTGCGATTGCTGTCAGACGGCAACCGCCAAGGGCACCCTCGGGCGCGTGATCGTGTACCGCGATCGCTCGGACAAGGACATCCGCGATATCGCCATCGTGCGCGAATTGGTGGGCGGTTGGAGTCCGCCGGTGCTCGTGCACGCCGATGACTGGTACTACCCTGGCTGCCCCGTGAATGGCCCCCAGGTGGCCGCCAGCGGCAAGACGGTGGTCGTGGCATGGTACACCGCCGCCCACGACACCGCACGCGTATTGGTGGCCACCTCGACCGATGGCGGCGCGACCTTCGGGGCGCCGGTCCGCATCGACGAAGGGGATCCGATCGGCCGCGTGTCGATCGTCCTCGACAGTCGGGCCGAACCGATCGTGGCGTGGCTCGAGCAGCGCACCACCGACGAAGCCGAGGTGCTGGTGCGTCGCGTGACCGGCACGACGGTCAGTGAAACCCGCAGTCTGGCCCGCACGTCGGGAGCGCGGCAAAGCGGCTTTCCGCGTCTCGCCGTGCTGCGTGATACCCTGTTGGCCACCTGGACAACCACGAAGCCGGCACCTCAGGTCCACGTGGCGCGTCTTCCTCTTTCTTCGAGTGCTCGATGA
- a CDS encoding carboxypeptidase-like regulatory domain-containing protein, translated as MKRRRLSAAVATWLVTSTTAAAQPVSVRVIPSVPDTVRGVVFDSLSGMPLEGAFVVGDGGEVSARTDSTGRFVLSAAAPVRRVVAYHELLDRIGVGALSAERPDGTEPWRPSLTTPGMNVVWSRFCTGRRPRNGVGGIVFGRAITADGATRLAGAQIELQWESTRLRADTIPRYESQVVRTDSVGEYVFCGVQEFGPAGVIASTATLRSAALLLPGDVVPIRRANVMLGAIADSVRTTVQGRVRDDNGQSISDAQVTVDGVAEPVRSAADGRFSMSGVPMGTRMMSVRKIGFLPYLSSIDVPEVGVPDYVAVVERGVSIEGVRVTARRSVSRDRREFEERKRLGMGTVMESTEIMKYPRTQSALRQFPALQIATANNGVDFTILGRVRSGGVRCQASLYVDGVTESSAYLAMLPPENIAAMELFPSGEFAPVRFRPVYASCAVLLVWTKNSLRG; from the coding sequence ATGAAGCGCCGGCGGCTGTCGGCTGCCGTGGCGACATGGCTGGTCACCTCGACGACCGCCGCGGCACAGCCCGTTTCGGTTCGGGTAATACCGAGTGTACCGGATACCGTGCGCGGTGTGGTCTTCGACAGCCTCTCGGGCATGCCGCTCGAGGGAGCCTTCGTGGTGGGCGACGGAGGCGAGGTGAGTGCGCGGACCGACTCGACCGGACGATTCGTTCTCAGCGCAGCCGCGCCCGTACGGCGGGTCGTGGCCTATCACGAATTGCTCGATCGGATCGGGGTTGGGGCGTTGAGCGCCGAGCGCCCGGATGGCACCGAGCCTTGGAGGCCGTCGCTGACCACACCCGGCATGAACGTGGTCTGGTCCCGCTTCTGCACGGGACGGCGGCCCCGGAACGGCGTGGGAGGTATCGTCTTCGGGCGCGCCATAACGGCGGACGGAGCGACGCGCTTGGCAGGGGCACAGATCGAGCTGCAATGGGAGTCCACTAGGCTGCGGGCCGATACGATCCCTCGGTATGAATCGCAGGTCGTGCGCACCGACAGCGTCGGCGAGTACGTGTTCTGCGGCGTGCAGGAGTTCGGGCCGGCGGGGGTGATCGCGTCGACTGCGACGCTGCGATCGGCGGCGCTGCTGCTGCCGGGTGATGTGGTGCCGATCCGTCGGGCAAATGTGATGCTGGGTGCGATCGCCGATTCGGTACGCACGACGGTACAGGGCCGCGTGCGCGACGACAACGGACAGAGCATCAGCGACGCGCAGGTGACGGTCGACGGCGTCGCGGAGCCCGTACGCTCCGCTGCGGATGGCCGCTTCAGCATGAGCGGCGTGCCGATGGGAACCCGCATGATGTCGGTGCGGAAGATCGGCTTTCTGCCGTATCTCTCGTCGATTGACGTACCCGAGGTGGGCGTACCGGATTACGTCGCCGTGGTGGAACGCGGGGTGTCGATTGAAGGCGTGCGCGTAACCGCCCGGCGGTCCGTGTCCCGCGATCGTCGCGAATTCGAAGAGCGCAAGCGCCTCGGGATGGGGACGGTCATGGAATCCACGGAAATCATGAAGTACCCGCGGACACAGTCGGCGTTACGGCAGTTTCCTGCCTTGCAAATCGCGACGGCAAATAATGGCGTTGATTTCACGATCCTGGGTCGAGTCAGATCGGGTGGGGTACGCTGTCAAGCGTCGCTGTACGTCGATGGCGTGACGGAAAGCAGTGCATATCTCGCGATGCTGCCGCCGGAGAACATCGCCGCGATGGAACTCTTCCCGTCCGGCGAGTTCGCACCGGTTCGGTTCCGACCGGTGTACGCATCGTGTGCGGTACTGTTAGTCTGGACCAAAAACTCTCTTCGCGGATGA
- a CDS encoding carboxypeptidase-like regulatory domain-containing protein, whose product MMRVMRAARHSILLASVLVSLEASATAGAQLSPASQRPDTLRGLAYDSLAFRPMAGALITAEPGGATAVSDSLGRFTIYSPVRVSRLVAFHERADRLGLGDLIAVRPDGEGAWERPIVATPGMNTAWARLCVARRRPANGMGGILFGSTTAADGGTRVAGVGLVLQWQAVKSLLDSTPKFESMTVRSDSLGNYIFCGVQEFGPAALVASSSQYRSDNVLVDADAASLRRVDLILGATGGPTATATVQGRVVDEKGASVPAAMVTFGGFATEIMSGPNGRFTINNVPTGSRMVSARKIGYVTVPKQLDVFEKGVTGLEVVVEKGTLVERVNIRSTRIKSRDATELDERKTSGLGRFVDSTHFAKYDRTRQALDLLPGIRTQVGRVPNDFVIRGRGDCMASLWVNAVREPNTPDNLIARLPKDEIAAVEIFNNEMQAPARFQTAGNQCAVVVLWTKQHINAKR is encoded by the coding sequence ATGATGCGTGTGATGCGTGCGGCAAGACATTCGATCCTGTTGGCCAGTGTGCTGGTGAGCTTGGAAGCAAGCGCGACGGCGGGTGCGCAGCTGTCGCCAGCGTCGCAGCGTCCGGACACGCTGCGCGGTTTGGCCTACGACAGCCTTGCGTTCCGGCCGATGGCCGGTGCGCTCATCACCGCCGAACCTGGCGGCGCAACGGCGGTCAGCGACTCGCTCGGGCGCTTCACGATCTACAGCCCAGTGCGCGTGTCGCGTCTGGTGGCGTTTCACGAGCGCGCGGATCGATTGGGTCTTGGCGACCTCATTGCCGTGCGCCCTGATGGTGAGGGCGCGTGGGAACGCCCGATCGTGGCGACCCCCGGCATGAACACCGCGTGGGCCCGGTTGTGCGTCGCGCGGCGTCGGCCGGCCAACGGCATGGGCGGCATTCTCTTCGGCTCCACCACCGCCGCAGACGGCGGCACCCGCGTGGCGGGCGTGGGTCTCGTGCTGCAGTGGCAGGCGGTGAAGAGCTTGCTGGACAGCACGCCCAAGTTCGAGTCGATGACGGTGCGTAGTGACTCGCTCGGCAACTACATCTTTTGCGGCGTGCAGGAGTTCGGACCGGCCGCGCTGGTGGCGTCGTCCTCGCAGTATCGCAGCGACAACGTGTTGGTCGATGCCGACGCGGCCTCACTGCGCCGGGTCGATCTGATCCTCGGCGCCACGGGCGGTCCGACGGCCACCGCGACGGTGCAGGGGCGCGTGGTCGATGAGAAGGGCGCGTCGGTGCCGGCCGCGATGGTGACGTTCGGCGGCTTCGCGACTGAGATCATGTCGGGGCCCAATGGACGCTTCACGATCAACAATGTGCCGACCGGGAGCCGCATGGTGTCGGCCCGCAAGATCGGTTACGTGACCGTGCCGAAACAGCTCGACGTGTTCGAGAAGGGTGTGACCGGTTTGGAGGTCGTGGTGGAGAAGGGCACGCTGGTGGAGCGGGTCAACATCCGCTCCACGCGTATCAAATCACGTGATGCCACGGAGCTCGACGAGCGCAAAACATCGGGGCTTGGCCGGTTCGTCGATTCCACGCACTTCGCCAAGTACGATCGCACCCGTCAGGCCCTCGATCTGCTGCCGGGCATTCGGACGCAGGTGGGGCGCGTGCCGAACGATTTCGTGATTCGTGGTCGTGGCGACTGCATGGCGTCGCTGTGGGTGAACGCGGTGCGCGAGCCGAACACCCCTGATAACCTGATTGCCCGATTGCCGAAGGACGAAATCGCCGCCGTCGAGATCTTCAACAACGAGATGCAGGCGCCGGCGCGCTTTCAGACGGCGGGCAATCAATGTGCCGTAGTCGTGCTCTGGACCAAGCAGCATATCAACGCGAAGCGGTAG
- a CDS encoding amidohydrolase family protein: MRPSLNTLTLAMSTAVALSAALATPATAQSAPAARVTAIHVDRVIVGDGTQIADAMVIVRGERITDVGPATSVRVPAGAIRLELAGYTLLPGFIDAHTHLTSIDNDGGDLAVLKETPAHGAIYATINAKKTLDAGFTTVREAGSTDFVDVVVRDAINRGLIPGPRIHASGPALGSTGGHADVNGWSPFLAVPGTGAIVDGADGVRKQVRTNVKYGADQIKIVATGGILSVGDAVGAAQFGMDELTAAVAEATRLGRKVMAHAHAGDGLKAAVLAGVASIEHGSLVNDEAIGLMKEKGTYLVPTLIILEEIVTDGARKGVPANSIAKATAIAGDRRVRLRAAYKAGVKFALGTDATSDIHGRNGEEFKYMVDILGATPMEAITVGTMNGATLLGVERELGSVTTGKLADLVAVKGDPLRDISLLARAAFVMKGGAIVKQP; encoded by the coding sequence ATGCGACCCTCTCTCAACACGCTGACACTCGCGATGTCCACCGCCGTTGCGCTCAGCGCAGCGCTCGCGACACCGGCCACCGCGCAATCCGCCCCGGCGGCCCGCGTGACCGCCATCCACGTCGACCGTGTCATCGTTGGCGATGGCACACAGATCGCCGACGCCATGGTCATCGTGCGCGGCGAACGCATCACCGATGTGGGGCCGGCCACGAGCGTTCGCGTGCCCGCCGGGGCGATCCGACTCGAACTCGCCGGCTACACGTTGCTCCCGGGCTTCATCGACGCGCACACACACCTCACGTCGATCGACAACGACGGTGGCGACCTGGCGGTGCTCAAGGAGACGCCGGCACACGGCGCGATCTACGCCACCATCAACGCCAAGAAAACGCTCGACGCCGGCTTCACGACCGTGCGCGAGGCAGGCAGCACCGACTTCGTCGACGTCGTGGTCCGCGATGCCATCAACCGCGGCCTCATCCCCGGCCCCCGTATTCACGCGTCGGGACCGGCGCTAGGCAGCACGGGCGGGCACGCCGACGTGAACGGCTGGAGCCCGTTCCTCGCGGTGCCAGGTACCGGTGCGATCGTTGACGGCGCCGACGGCGTGCGCAAGCAGGTGCGCACGAACGTCAAGTACGGCGCCGATCAGATCAAGATCGTCGCCACCGGCGGCATTCTCTCAGTGGGCGACGCGGTCGGCGCGGCGCAGTTCGGCATGGATGAACTCACCGCCGCCGTGGCCGAAGCGACCAGACTTGGCCGCAAAGTCATGGCGCACGCGCACGCCGGTGATGGCCTCAAGGCGGCGGTGCTGGCAGGCGTCGCCAGCATCGAGCACGGCAGCCTCGTCAACGACGAAGCCATCGGCCTCATGAAGGAGAAGGGGACGTACCTCGTGCCCACGCTCATCATTCTCGAGGAGATCGTCACGGACGGCGCCCGCAAGGGTGTGCCCGCGAATTCGATCGCCAAGGCCACGGCGATTGCCGGCGATCGCCGCGTGCGCCTGCGCGCAGCCTACAAAGCCGGCGTCAAGTTCGCCCTCGGCACCGACGCGACCAGCGACATTCACGGCCGCAACGGTGAAGAGTTCAAGTATATGGTCGACATTCTCGGTGCCACGCCGATGGAGGCCATCACCGTCGGCACCATGAACGGCGCCACCCTGCTCGGCGTGGAACGTGAACTCGGCAGCGTGACCACCGGCAAGCTGGCCGATCTCGTGGCCGTCAAGGGCGACCCGCTGCGCGACATCTCCCTCCTGGCGCGCGCGGCCTTCGTGATGAAGGGCGGCGCCATCGTGAAGCAGCCGTAG
- the pth gene encoding aminoacyl-tRNA hydrolase, giving the protein MVTPRWRIPRPARLPLLMKVIVGLGNPGREYEHTRHNVGWWLVDHLAHHWHFDPWRKDGDAVTTQGTVGGKKVKLVKPQTFMNLSGAALRPYLKREGWKAADDLMVIVDEVAVPAGEYRLRAAGSPGGHNGLKSIEAHLKSPTYPRLRIGIKPVDDRRQIGDLADFVLHTMPRDERELVEALYPRMVTAIELWIADGTEKAVSTMGR; this is encoded by the coding sequence ATGGTCACCCCACGCTGGCGCATTCCGCGCCCCGCCCGTTTACCCCTGCTCATGAAAGTCATCGTCGGACTCGGCAATCCCGGCCGGGAATACGAACACACGCGTCACAACGTGGGCTGGTGGCTCGTCGACCACCTCGCCCATCATTGGCATTTCGATCCGTGGCGCAAAGACGGCGACGCCGTCACCACGCAAGGCACGGTTGGCGGCAAGAAGGTGAAGCTCGTGAAGCCGCAGACGTTCATGAATCTGAGCGGCGCCGCGCTCCGCCCATATCTCAAGCGCGAAGGCTGGAAGGCCGCCGACGATCTCATGGTCATCGTCGACGAAGTCGCCGTGCCCGCCGGCGAGTATCGCTTGCGCGCGGCCGGCAGCCCCGGAGGACACAATGGGCTCAAGAGCATCGAGGCCCACCTCAAGTCGCCCACGTATCCGCGCTTGCGAATCGGCATCAAGCCGGTCGACGACCGCCGCCAGATCGGCGACCTCGCCGACTTCGTGTTGCACACGATGCCGCGCGACGAGCGCGAACTGGTGGAGGCGCTCTATCCGCGCATGGTCACCGCAATCGAGCTCTGGATCGCCGACGGCACCGAGAAGGCCGTGAGCACGATGGGCCGCTGA
- a CDS encoding 50S ribosomal protein L25, with translation MSTASLSASVRAETGKGAARKIRQAGNIPAVIYGHGREAQSLMINARDTDKLLKSIAISSTVIELAIDGKTARTLIREVQRHPFKRTITHIDFQELVAGETVSVQIPIVYVGVPEGVRLEGGLLDQIMHQLHIEVDPSSIPNHIDVDVSSLKIGHTLHVSDLVLPAGIKVLDEPGNTVCIVQVPKVAVEPIVEGAAEPEVIRAKPKADEK, from the coding sequence ATGTCCACCGCTTCTCTCTCCGCGTCCGTTCGCGCCGAAACCGGCAAGGGCGCCGCTCGCAAGATCCGTCAGGCCGGCAACATCCCCGCGGTGATCTATGGCCACGGCCGCGAGGCGCAGTCGCTCATGATCAACGCGCGCGATACCGATAAGCTCCTCAAGAGCATCGCGATCAGCAGCACCGTGATCGAGCTTGCGATCGACGGCAAGACGGCCCGCACGCTCATCCGTGAAGTGCAGCGTCACCCGTTCAAGCGCACCATCACGCACATCGACTTCCAGGAGCTCGTGGCTGGTGAGACGGTGTCGGTACAGATCCCGATCGTCTATGTCGGCGTGCCGGAAGGCGTGCGTCTCGAAGGTGGCTTGCTCGATCAGATCATGCACCAGCTGCACATCGAAGTGGATCCGTCGTCGATCCCGAACCACATCGACGTCGACGTGTCGTCGCTGAAGATCGGCCACACGCTGCACGTGTCCGACCTTGTGCTGCCCGCTGGCATCAAGGTGCTCGACGAGCCGGGCAACACGGTCTGCATCGTGCAGGTGCCGAAGGTTGCCGTGGAGCCCATCGTCGAGGGTGCCGCCGAGCCGGAAGTGATCCGCGCGAAGCCCAAGGCCGACGAGAAGTAA
- a CDS encoding ribose-phosphate pyrophosphokinase — MTPSFDVPSPSPRGFKILSGTANQPLAEEVAKTLGTELCKVTCTRFADGEVFVRIDENIRGADVFVVQPTNPPGENVLELLLLIDAARRASAARVTAVLPYTGYARQDRKDQPRVAIGAKLMANLIETAGADRVLGLDFHAHQLQGFFDVPVDHLYAAPVFTNYFRKKGLKDLCVVAPDVGSAKMARGFAKRLDATFAIIDKRRPKANVAEVMNVVGEVEGRDCLIPDDMIDTAGTVSEAARALKNLGANDIYVCATHALFSGPAVERLTNAPIKEVVVTDSINLPPERRFPSLHVLSVGELLAKAIRFTHADQSVSVLFE, encoded by the coding sequence ATGACTCCGTCGTTTGACGTACCGTCGCCGTCGCCACGTGGCTTCAAGATCCTGTCCGGCACGGCGAATCAGCCGCTCGCGGAAGAGGTGGCGAAGACGCTCGGCACCGAACTGTGCAAGGTGACCTGTACGCGTTTCGCCGACGGTGAGGTGTTCGTGCGCATCGACGAGAACATCCGTGGTGCGGATGTCTTCGTGGTACAACCCACGAATCCGCCCGGCGAGAATGTGCTCGAACTCCTGCTGCTCATCGACGCCGCGCGCCGCGCCTCGGCTGCCCGCGTCACCGCGGTGCTCCCCTACACGGGATACGCCAGGCAGGACCGCAAAGATCAGCCGCGCGTCGCCATCGGCGCCAAGCTCATGGCCAACCTCATCGAGACCGCCGGCGCCGATCGCGTCCTCGGTCTCGACTTTCATGCGCACCAGCTGCAGGGCTTCTTCGACGTCCCCGTCGATCACCTGTACGCCGCGCCGGTGTTCACGAACTATTTCCGCAAGAAGGGGCTCAAGGATCTCTGCGTCGTCGCCCCCGACGTCGGATCGGCGAAGATGGCGCGTGGCTTTGCCAAGCGGCTCGACGCCACGTTCGCCATCATCGACAAGCGTCGCCCCAAGGCCAATGTGGCTGAAGTGATGAACGTCGTCGGTGAAGTCGAAGGCCGCGATTGTCTCATTCCCGACGACATGATCGACACGGCCGGCACGGTCTCCGAAGCCGCCCGTGCGCTGAAGAATCTCGGTGCGAACGACATCTACGTGTGCGCCACGCACGCGCTGTTCAGCGGCCCGGCCGTGGAACGGTTGACGAACGCGCCGATCAAGGAAGTCGTGGTGACCGACTCCATCAATCTCCCGCCCGAGCGACGCTTCCCGTCGCTGCATGTCCTCTCGGTGGGCGAGTTGCTGGCGAAGGCCATCCGATTTACGCACGCCGATCAGTCGGTGTCCGTACTGTTCGAATAA